Within Rissa tridactyla isolate bRisTri1 chromosome 4, bRisTri1.patW.cur.20221130, whole genome shotgun sequence, the genomic segment TCTGCcacctggttttctttttcacagtcaTCTCCTGGTACTGTAGTTGTATTTTGCATCTGTGTAAATAGTTCAGTACGTGCATCCTCCTGCGACtgtgtttccttatttttcattgtACTAATAGCACAGGTGAAGGTAGGCTGCCAGAACAGAATCACACCGCTCAGTGACACAACTGCAAACTGATTTACCAAGCAGGGTGAGTCCAGTGGGTCAATACCAGCTTCTAATCTACGGTGTGCACCCTTGGTGTGCGAAGTCCTGGCTGGTGGCCTGGCCCCCGTGCCCAGTGGTTGCACCTCATGCTCTGCTTCATCATGGTGCCTGATGATTGCGTATGTCCCCTTCCAGCGGGCTTTCAGCTGGGAAGAGCTCTCAACTCGCTTGTCAGTAAAGGCTGACAACAGCCTTTCTAATCGTGCAGGCCCAGGCCAGCCTCTGGGAATTTCTCCTTATCTGAGGCCCAttagcagccagggcaggagtgTCCCACACCCTCTGGTTTCTGTCCCCTAGTGCCTTAGGAAAGTGCAAAATTAGCAACAGTTAAACAGTTGATCTGTCacctctttatttttccattaaccTACCCAGAGTTGTCCACTGTTAAGATCGTCATTTATCTGGGACATGGTTTTGGGTGGGCTTTACCCTCTGACCACTGCAGGCACCGAAGGCTCCTGCAGCACATTTTCACCCCACTTCCCGTGGGCCAGGCTTCAGGTCTTCTGTAATTCCCAGAACATCGATTTAGATTACACAGGATGAGAGAAAATAGGCTGCAGCACCGTCTCCTAGCTATGACTCAGTATTATTGTTTGAgtaacccacaacaatttattgtcatttagacaattattctctcacccgctgacccctccccacccgggaaggggaattgggggaaaaacaaggaaacgtGGGTTGAAATATAAGCAGATTTactagaataagactagataattagccttagtaacactaaagaaccagtattgatcctaaTACCGATGTAAAATATACAGGATCATACTCAGCCCATTCCGAGccgtggacagcaaatgtcggacactgcgagcgctgcggctttgggaagggaaaggctcaggggtccggcaccagggcaaggagttcccTGGAccgcagccatcaagggagactACGCAgcaaaactttctaatttatattgaatgtgacattcatggtacgAAATGATGCTGTTGGCCAGCCGGGGTCAAgcgcccaggtctcgctcctcctcgtccctgcacctggcgagctcgaaaacactcagaccttgaaacctgcataccatagctggctataaagtaaatattttcacaaattcacacactagagccttctgcaagtgCAGTTTTACCAAGCAtaagaagagaaattagtcctcaAACCCAGACACTCAGACGGGCCGTTTGCTGCCGGTTCACTGCCAGCCGTGCAATGTAACGTGCTCGGGCACAGGCCGTGGCCCACCGCTGGACGAGAACGTTCCGGGACGGAGCCGCTGTCCCGCTGTGCGCCCCCGCCGGAGGGCGGCTGGCTGTGGCGATCGCAGCGCCCCGTGTGCGCGCCTGGCCCTCAGGCCTCAGCGCCTCCATCTCGGTGGGCGGCGGCCGctcgggcgcggggcggggccggtcccggtcccggcggcgggagggcgggccGCGGGCTGCCACCGCCCCCGTCTCCGCTCGGCCTGGGCCCGGCGCAGGGCGGGTGGGGAGAGCGCGGGGCGCGACATGGCGCTGGGCTCGGCCTGGAAGCGGATGTCGTGGCTGTACTACCAGTACCTGCTGGTCACCGCGCTCTACATGCTGGAGCCCTGGGAGCGCACTGTCTTCAGTATCCTTCTGCCGGCCGGGCCTGGCGTCTGTCTGCGCGGCGCGGGGGGTTGCCGTCCCCCTGCGGGGGCTCCTCCGGGGCTGCCCCGAGGCCGCGGGCGGGTGTGTCGGCCCCGCCGGCTGTGCCGCccgtgcggtgcggtgcggtgccggGCAGGCGAGACGGCGCCGGGGAGGCGGCTGGGCCCTGGCCGTGCTGAGGGCGGTGGGGCGCCGGCGGGGCGTTCTGG encodes:
- the SPTSSA gene encoding serine palmitoyltransferase small subunit A, with translation MALGSAWKRMSWLYYQYLLVTALYMLEPWERTVFNSMLVSIVGMALYTGYVFMPQHIMAILHYFEIVQ